From Triticum urartu cultivar G1812 chromosome 2, Tu2.1, whole genome shotgun sequence, a single genomic window includes:
- the LOC125533840 gene encoding uncharacterized protein LOC125533840, with translation MAGYRRTISFPTPKAAAAASGKLAAAYRVRSASLPCRFHPLVLQLDDDVAALRLVLGGQAPSCSAPSVSAAASHIGRVLASLSDLLHHPQAQEPLRRLGMSPLAERLLDDFLRLADAHGSFRQALVALAALQAETRAALRRGDPGRLASAARAQRRAGRDLPRLAAAARAVATRAPTPLPEDLQPETAALGAAIADSTVAVASASAAVFSGVSSLSNAAAAARVEVASTPCWVTAPSRFSAASASDAPRSSHQRVWWVADLVRWMSRAKRRSAGKHNTTNDDDASTSSTLQLRPEARMKPEERARKAAFELHDSLERCIASVDGSGEKVFRALINTRVSLLNILSPTF, from the coding sequence ATGGCCGGGTACCGCCGCACCATCTCGTTCCCGACCccgaaggcggcggcggccgccaGCGGCAAGCTCGCGGCGGCCTACCGCGTCCGCTCCGCCAGCCTCCCCTGCCGCTTCCACCCGCTGGTGCTGCAGCTCGACGACGACGTCGCCGCGCTGCGCCTCGTGCTCGGCGGCCAGGCCCCGTCCTGCTCGGCGCCCTCCGTCTCCGCGGCCGCCTCGCACATCGGCCGGGTGCTGGCCTCGCTCTCGGACCTGCTCCACCACCCGCAGGCGCAGGAGCCGCTGCGCCGCCTCGGCATGTCCCCGCTGGCCGAGCGCCTGCTCGACGACTTCCTCCGCCTCGCCGACGCGCACGGCAGCTTCCGCCAGGCGCTCGTCGCGCTCGCGGCGCTCCAGGCCGAGACGCGCGCCGCGCTGCGCCGCGGCGACCCCGGGCGCCTGGCGTCCGCGGCCCGCGCGCAGCGCCGCGCCGGGCGCGACCTCCCGCGCCTCGCGGCCGCCGCGCGCGCCGTGGCCACCAGGGCCCCCACGCCGCTCCCCGAGGACCTCCAGCCCGAGACCGCGGCCCTCGGCGCGGCGATCGCCGACTCGACCGTCGCCGTGGCGTCCGCCTCCGCGGCCGTCTTCTCCGGCGTTTCCTCCCTCTCCAacgcggccgccgccgcccgcgtcgAGGTCGCCTCCACGCCGTGCTGGGTCACCGCGCCCTCAAGATTCTCCGCCGCGTCCGCATCAGACGCGCCAAGAAGCAGCCACCAGCGCGTGTGGTGGGTGGCGGACCTGGTGCGCTGGATGTCGCGCGCGAAGCGCCGGTCGGCCGGGAAACATAACACCACCAACGACGACGACGCGTCCACCTCGTCCACGTTGCAGCTCCGGCCGGAGGCGCGGATGAAGCCGGAGGAGAGAGCCCGCAAGGCCGCGTTCGAGCTCCACGACAGCCTGGAGCGGTGCATCGCGAGCGTGGACGGCAGCGGCGAGAAGGTGTTCCGGGCGCTGATCAACACCAGAGTCTCCCTGCTCAACATCCTCAGCCCAACCTTCTGA